A single window of Venturia canescens isolate UGA chromosome 3, ASM1945775v1, whole genome shotgun sequence DNA harbors:
- the LOC122407611 gene encoding antichymotrypsin-2-like yields the protein MRCPEELGFFDNKTESVRMGYSLFSNELDKLGFHIKSRIFFPSGDAKPAPYRVEYYREAFHSEIESIPVINGSLDIKYVADWIKNQTHTALTEIYRPQSTGPKPLMLLVNTIHFKGFWKTLFNEDSRARMFFHPLGGAGTDVAAVKKLANFRVGQLGDCNARFIELPFENDPLFIGDSSLSMFIILPNEYENSKWKEFLSNLKRVNLTQRLSNSTEKMVDFSIPLFNVSSELSTNSAKSNQQSFYIELPLDSVLTFPMLTPRYETLDMGEAASKIAMRFTQHGIDFAASSGALYNKMDEETNRMTRSLGPSENEMKAESNPTRELAEPGTEGFKVDRPFVAVVTIHGEINSTLFAAHITGIGDNLLRVNQPNAE from the exons ATGAGATGTCCGGAAGAACTTGGTTTTTTCGATAACAAAACTGAGTCCGTTAGAATGGGTTACAGTCTTTTCTCGAACGAATTGGAT AAACTCGGATTTCACATAAAATCGagaattttctttccttccGGTGATGCCAAACCGGCACCTTACCGTGTTGAATACTACAGAGAGGCATTTCATTCCGAAATCGAAAGTATTCCAGTTATCAATGGATCGTTGGATATAAAATATGTTGCAGACTggataaaaaatcaaacacATACTGCATTGACCGAAATATATCGACCGC AATCCACTGGACCCAAGCCGCTGATGCTTCTCGTAAATACAATCCACTTTAAAGGATTTTGGAAAACTCTATTCAATGAAGATTCGAGAGCACGAATGTTTTTCCATCCGCTTGGCGGAGCTGGGACGGACGTGGCCGCTGTTAAAAAACTGGCCAACTTTCGAGTTGGCCAACTGGGCGATTGCAACGCACGGTTTATCGAACTTCCATTCGAG AACGATCCGCTCTTCATCGGTGACAGTTCGTTGAGCATGTTCATCATATTGCCCAACGAGTATGAAAACAGCAAGTGGAAGGAGTTTCTCTCAAATTTGAAGAGAGTAAATCTGACTCAAAGACTTTCCAACAGCACAGAAAAAATGGTCGACTTCTCCATTCCGTTGTTCAACGTTTCAAGTGAGCTGTCAACCAACAGTGCGAAGAGCAATCAACAG TCTTTCTACATAGAGCTGCCCCTCGATTCGGTTCTCACTTTTCCGATGTTAACTCCACGGTATGAAACCTTAGATATGGGAGAAGCTGCGTCGAAGATCGCGATGCGATTCACTCAGCACGGCATAGATTTCGCTGCATCGAGTG GAGCATTATATAACAAGATGGATGAAGAGACGAACCGAATGACTCGATCGCTGGGACCATCTGAAAATGAGATGAAGGCAGAGTCAAATCCAACGAGGGAGCTCGCTGAACCTGGAACTGAGGGATTCAAGGTGGATCGTCCGTTCGTTGCAGTCGTTACAATTCACGGGGAAATTAACTCGACGCTCTTCGCAGCCCATATTACTGGAATAGGCGACAACCTCCTACGCGTCAACCAACCGAATGCAgaataa